A single window of bacterium DNA harbors:
- a CDS encoding membrane dipeptidase: protein MLIVDAHLDLSMNALQWNRNLLNSVYTIRADEKNTPGKGRGQGTVAYPEMRRGRVALSFATLIARSTGRPEPHIDFASTAQAFGTAHGQLAYYRALERQGHVRILTDLRGLSAHVAEWEAWDAAHPEDDGSATPPLGFVISMESGDPILEPRDLAEWHAAGLRAVGLAHYGPGRFAGGTSTEAGLSELGAALLAEMRRHGTLVDLTHSSDEAFWETLDRWDGPVLASHNNCRALVPHQRQFSDEQIRAIVARGGVIGVALDCWMLKAGWRHGDSNEGVTLQDVVAHIDHICQVAGSARHAAIGTDLDGGFGREGSPRDLDTIADLQKIPALLAGRGYRPDDVAPIMHGNWLRFLRGAWAPV, encoded by the coding sequence GTGTTGATTGTCGACGCCCACCTCGATCTATCGATGAACGCGCTGCAATGGAACCGCAACCTCCTCAACTCGGTCTACACTATCCGCGCCGACGAAAAGAACACGCCGGGCAAGGGCCGCGGACAGGGCACGGTCGCCTATCCCGAGATGCGCCGCGGACGCGTCGCGCTCAGTTTTGCGACGCTGATCGCGCGGTCGACGGGCCGGCCGGAGCCCCATATCGATTTTGCGAGCACCGCGCAGGCCTTCGGCACCGCTCACGGACAGCTGGCCTACTACCGGGCTCTGGAGCGCCAGGGGCACGTCCGCATCTTGACCGACCTCCGGGGCCTCAGCGCGCATGTCGCGGAGTGGGAGGCGTGGGATGCCGCTCATCCTGAGGACGACGGCAGCGCCACGCCGCCGCTTGGGTTTGTCATCAGTATGGAGAGCGGGGATCCGATCCTCGAGCCGCGCGACCTCGCGGAGTGGCACGCCGCCGGTCTGCGGGCCGTCGGTCTGGCGCACTACGGTCCCGGCCGCTTCGCCGGCGGAACGTCCACCGAGGCGGGTCTTTCAGAGCTCGGCGCGGCGCTCCTCGCCGAGATGAGGCGGCACGGCACGTTGGTGGACCTGACCCACTCGTCCGACGAGGCGTTTTGGGAGACGCTCGACCGCTGGGACGGCCCGGTACTGGCCAGCCACAACAATTGTCGCGCCCTCGTGCCGCACCAGCGGCAGTTCTCCGACGAGCAAATCCGCGCCATCGTGGCGCGCGGCGGGGTGATCGGGGTCGCGTTGGACTGCTGGATGCTGAAGGCCGGGTGGCGGCACGGCGACAGCAACGAAGGCGTCACCCTCCAGGATGTCGTCGCCCACATCGATCATATCTGTCAGGTCGCGGGCAGTGCCCGGCACGCCGCGATCGGCACCGACCTCGACGGCGGATTCGGCCGCGAAGGGTCTCCGCGCGACCTCGACACGATCGCCGATCTCCAGAAGATTCCGGCGCTGCTGGCCGGACGCGGGTACCGGCCCGACGACGTCGCGCCGATCATGCACGGGAACTGGCTGCGGTTCCTGCGCGGCGCGTGGGCGCCGGTGTAG